A window of the Tenebrio molitor chromosome 1, icTenMoli1.1, whole genome shotgun sequence genome harbors these coding sequences:
- the LOC138131309 gene encoding uncharacterized protein — MHFRVSRSSFEKMVPIIENIIKKETAVGRPQIGIQKQLLCVLWLLATPDSFRSVGERFDMGKSSLSKAFFRIINALNKIAAKVIKWPSGAEIRIIKEKFYNCAGVDNVIGAIDGTFVPIKAPKCDPEVYVTRKCNHAITLQAVCDPKLKFTDCFVGYPGSVSDTRIFRNSDLYNSVNNAQQQYFPREEFIIGDKAYPNLSWCLSPYIDRGNLTARHRNFNIKISKTRQVIERAFALLFGRFRRLKFLDMNRVDYIPATTLACCILHNLCLNDIDSYIDEYIAEGRPYVFGNEDVDNVQNPNRNINETVRQGYNKREIICHRLHQLEENA; from the exons ATGCATTTCCGGGTCAGCCGTTCCAGTTTTGAAAAGATGGTCcccattattgaaaatattattaaaaaagagACAGCAGTTGGACGACCTCAAATAGGCATCCAGAAACAATTACTATGTGTATTGTGGCTTCTGGCAACTCCAGATTCGTTTCG atCTGTTGGCGAAAGGTTTGACATGGGAAAATCTAGTCTATCAAAAGCATTTTTCAGAATAATAAATGCCCTGAATAAGATTGCCGCGAAAGTAATTAAGTGGCCTTCTGGTGCTGAAATCAGAATAATTaaggaaaaattttataactgtgCTGGAGTAGATAATGTCATTGGAGCCATTGATGGAACTTTTGTTCCCATCAAAGCCCCAAAATGTGATCCAGAGGTTTATGTTACACGCAAATGTAACCATGCAATAACATTACAAGCAGTATGTGatcctaaattaaaatttaccgATTGTTTTGTGGGCTACCCTGGCTCTGTAAGTGATacaagaatttttagaaattccGATTTATATAACAGCGTAAATAACGCCCAGCAGCAATACTTTCCACGCGAAGAATTTATAATAGGCGATAAGGCATATCCTAATCTTTCATGGTGTCTTTCACCATATATTGACAGGGGAAATTTAACTGCAAGGCACAGAAATTTCAACATCAAAATCTCCAAAACGCGACAAGTGATTGAAAGAGCTTTTGCATTATTGTTTGGGCGTTTTCGGAGACTCAAGTTCCTTGACATGAATCGTGTTGATTATATTCCAGCGACTACTTTGGCATGTTGCATTTTACATAATCTTTGCCTTAATGACATTGATTCATATATCGATGAATATATTGCAGAAGGAAGACCATATGTCTTTGGCAatgaagatgtggataatgtGCAAAATCCCAAtagaaatataaatgaaaCTGTTAGGCAGGGCTACAACAAACGTGAAATCATCTGCCATCGTTTACATCAACTTGAAGAAAACGCATAA